A single Filimonas effusa DNA region contains:
- a CDS encoding phytanoyl-CoA dioxygenase family protein — protein sequence MNTLIDCNFLPVFYAYHHCKKTAKPLPDYDNYSNVEEIWMNFYGLGKFETYQFVYQHCSGIDHFREWLIQLKGEKKIRESAAAFSRWQQQQAGSVTTNAPNRILSTEQLNSWKRDGYLRISDLIEEDLCDAVVALICSHMHIDLSRPATWYTQHPDWHGLMVLLYQGESTESIRSHPKLKQLFAELYDTPHIIAKTEKVSFNPPETSTWKFAHSELHWDIDLKKDNLYYIQGLVYLNDVPENRGPLKLVPGFHSKFEKFIAGYPDLHSATQAMLRSVSAIPVPGKKGDVVLWLQTLPHAASVNRSDMPRFVQYVSFSKLEIG from the coding sequence GTGAATACCTTAATCGATTGCAACTTCCTGCCTGTTTTCTATGCGTATCATCATTGTAAAAAAACAGCCAAGCCTTTACCTGACTATGACAACTATAGCAATGTAGAAGAGATATGGATGAACTTTTATGGTCTGGGCAAGTTTGAAACATACCAGTTTGTTTACCAGCATTGTTCCGGTATAGATCATTTCCGGGAATGGCTGATTCAGTTAAAGGGAGAAAAAAAGATACGGGAGTCTGCTGCTGCATTCAGCCGGTGGCAACAGCAACAGGCCGGGAGCGTTACAACAAATGCCCCTAACCGTATACTAAGCACCGAACAGTTGAACAGCTGGAAGCGTGATGGCTATCTACGGATTAGTGATCTTATAGAAGAAGATTTATGCGATGCAGTTGTTGCTCTTATCTGCAGCCACATGCATATCGATCTATCGCGCCCTGCGACCTGGTATACCCAGCATCCCGATTGGCATGGGTTGATGGTGTTGTTATACCAGGGCGAAAGTACTGAGTCTATCAGGTCGCATCCGAAGCTAAAGCAACTGTTTGCCGAGTTGTACGATACGCCGCATATCATTGCCAAAACAGAAAAGGTAAGTTTTAACCCGCCTGAAACGTCTACATGGAAGTTTGCGCACAGCGAACTACACTGGGATATAGATCTTAAAAAAGACAACCTGTATTATATCCAGGGACTTGTTTACCTCAATGATGTTCCTGAAAACAGAGGTCCCCTGAAACTGGTGCCTGGCTTTCACAGCAAGTTTGAAAAGTTTATCGCTGGTTATCCCGACCTTCATTCCGCAACTCAAGCCATGTTACGCTCTGTTTCGGCGATACCTGTTCCGGGTAAAAAGGGTGATGTAGTGCTTTGGTTACAGACACTGCCACATGCAGCCAGTGTCAACCGATCGGACATGCCACGTTTTGTGCAATATGTAAGTTTTTCCAAATTGGAAATAGGATAG
- a CDS encoding DUF5694 domain-containing protein → MSVKAQDIDILLIGVSHDYSKYPAQDFSGIHNKIRKFKADAFFGEFLSKEDERLVMDYWCKEPNINRLKKLRSNRTIKDELLPHTIDSLKKLSLLQPNDYRIKADLAHAYYLDQDVANGHYQFWQVYHFLQQQPDAQLENYVEKLLSPQLDTTGRSMKRLKTSEYAFIAFPMMRESGIKELLSMDCQDYDLNWQASWGAFDAAFTLFRKDIADSVKHHLQSALATINNGFEKYDNIEKSSNAVTEWLNTAEASGISASGDFYLPIMYKLKGFPKDEMLSKIHWWIMRNEGMCHNVVNRARVAGAKRVIVIAGANHRKYMQDIFRTMPNIRVRNINEVD, encoded by the coding sequence ATGAGCGTTAAAGCACAGGATATTGATATTTTACTGATAGGTGTTTCTCATGATTATAGTAAATATCCTGCACAGGATTTTTCCGGCATACATAATAAAATCAGAAAGTTCAAGGCCGATGCCTTTTTTGGTGAGTTTTTGAGCAAAGAAGACGAGCGGCTAGTGATGGATTATTGGTGTAAAGAGCCAAATATCAACCGGCTAAAAAAGCTTAGGAGCAATCGAACTATAAAAGATGAATTACTGCCGCATACCATTGACAGCTTAAAAAAGCTATCCCTGCTGCAACCCAATGATTATCGTATAAAAGCTGATCTGGCCCATGCTTATTACCTTGATCAGGATGTTGCAAACGGCCATTATCAATTTTGGCAAGTTTATCATTTCCTGCAGCAACAACCTGATGCCCAACTCGAAAACTATGTCGAAAAATTGCTTAGCCCCCAGTTGGATACCACCGGGCGAAGTATGAAAAGACTGAAGACTTCGGAATATGCTTTTATAGCATTCCCGATGATGCGGGAGTCAGGAATCAAGGAATTGCTTTCCATGGATTGCCAGGACTACGATTTGAATTGGCAAGCATCCTGGGGAGCATTCGACGCAGCATTCACTTTGTTCAGGAAAGATATCGCTGATTCCGTTAAACATCATTTACAATCAGCTTTGGCCACTATTAATAATGGTTTTGAGAAATATGACAATATCGAAAAGTCTTCCAATGCTGTAACGGAATGGTTGAACACTGCTGAGGCCTCCGGGATTTCCGCCTCGGGAGATTTTTACCTGCCCATTATGTATAAACTGAAGGGCTTTCCTAAAGACGAAATGTTATCAAAAATACATTGGTGGATAATGAGGAATGAAGGAATGTGCCATAATGTTGTAAACAGGGCGAGAGTGGCAGGTGCTAAAAGAGTAATCGTTATTGCGGGAGCCAATCATAGAAAATACATGCAGGACATTTTCAGGACTATGCCCAATATAAGAGTGAGGAACATTAATGAGGTTGACTAG
- a CDS encoding SMP-30/gluconolactonase/LRE family protein yields the protein MEGQKVYYLPPGKGKKPVVVADDVAKPNGIVGSADGRYLYVADIERNKTYRYTIESNGKLSGQKLVIDQGSDGMTLDDKGNIYLTGKGVSIYSPAGLLIGHIEVKEPWTANVCFGGKDRTDLFITASTAIYRIPMRTKGMFTPSCPAFSVFVK from the coding sequence ATAGAAGGGCAGAAAGTGTATTACCTGCCTCCGGGAAAAGGGAAAAAACCGGTTGTGGTGGCTGATGATGTAGCGAAACCAAACGGCATTGTAGGTTCGGCCGATGGAAGATATCTGTATGTGGCAGATATAGAGCGGAATAAAACTTACAGGTATACCATTGAATCTAACGGTAAGCTCAGCGGACAGAAGCTGGTCATCGATCAGGGATCTGATGGAATGACATTGGATGACAAGGGAAATATCTATTTAACCGGGAAAGGTGTGTCAATTTATAGTCCGGCAGGTTTACTGATAGGCCATATTGAAGTAAAAGAACCCTGGACTGCGAATGTTTGCTTTGGTGGTAAAGACCGTACTGATCTGTTTATCACTGCCTCAACTGCAATTTATAGGATACCGATGCGTACAAAGGGCATGTTTACACCGTCATGCCCGGCATTTTCAGTTTTCGTAAAATAG
- a CDS encoding LacI family DNA-binding transcriptional regulator, whose amino-acid sequence MKNQVTIYDIARHLNISKSTVSRALTGSPNISSDTRRNVLEMAEKMDYQRNILSINLIEKKTHTIGVLIPEFTSSFYPQVTVGIQQEAARLGYNVMISFSNNSYETEVHHSQMLLSSQVDGLLVAPSKETQNFEHIKKFIRRGIPVVFLNGGSDEMIAPKVIVNDYDAAFSLVAHLIKSGKRRIAHLSGPQNMVTSRKRLNGYLDALKQHDVPVCDELIIPYDSNAIKFFRNISGLLNIGTPADAIFAIDDQAAIQAIAAIKRLGLSIPKDVAVVGFGNFYGADIVEPALTTVNQPGEDMGRAAMVLLMGMLKKNVSEWRAVTKSLMADLIIRDSA is encoded by the coding sequence ATGAAAAATCAGGTCACTATTTACGATATAGCGCGGCACCTCAATATTTCAAAATCTACCGTGTCGAGGGCGCTTACCGGTAGTCCAAACATCAGTTCTGATACCCGCCGGAATGTATTGGAAATGGCCGAAAAGATGGACTACCAGCGGAACATATTGTCCATTAATCTTATTGAGAAAAAAACACATACTATTGGTGTTCTTATTCCGGAGTTTACTTCCTCTTTTTATCCGCAAGTCACAGTTGGTATTCAGCAGGAAGCAGCCAGGCTGGGCTATAATGTAATGATCAGCTTTTCTAACAATAGCTATGAAACGGAAGTCCATCACTCGCAGATGTTGCTGTCGAGCCAGGTAGATGGCTTATTGGTAGCGCCGTCAAAAGAAACACAGAATTTTGAACATATCAAGAAATTTATTCGTCGTGGCATTCCTGTTGTTTTTTTGAATGGCGGTAGCGACGAAATGATTGCGCCGAAGGTTATTGTAAATGATTATGATGCTGCTTTTTCCCTGGTAGCACATTTAATAAAGTCGGGCAAGCGCCGGATTGCACATTTGAGCGGGCCTCAAAATATGGTCACCAGCAGAAAACGGTTAAATGGCTACCTCGACGCTTTAAAACAACACGATGTTCCGGTATGCGACGAACTAATTATACCCTATGATTCAAATGCAATAAAATTCTTCAGAAACATCAGCGGGTTGCTTAACATCGGGACGCCTGCGGACGCCATTTTCGCGATTGATGACCAGGCTGCGATTCAGGCTATCGCAGCTATTAAACGCCTGGGGTTGTCTATTCCCAAAGATGTAGCGGTGGTGGGTTTTGGTAATTTTTATGGCGCCGATATTGTTGAACCTGCTTTAACAACTGTAAATCAACCGGGCGAGGATATGGGACGTGCAGCGATGGTTTTGCTGATGGGGATGCTGAAAAAAAATGTATCAGAATGGCGTGCGGTGACCAAGTCGCTTATGGCGGATTTAATTATCCGTGATTCCGCCTGA